The Brassica napus cultivar Da-Ae chromosome C7, Da-Ae, whole genome shotgun sequence genome has a segment encoding these proteins:
- the LOC106354951 gene encoding uncharacterized protein LOC106354951 has translation MPSKLNFLKTAKLRRPGYCGAYMSHFEDDSLSFPLPRFLLEALVELKMSFTQMAPNFFRYFLASWVRAQEEGLEFGLRELKQLFAIKRNNGFPGTMILAPRSGRVIIEGIPNKDDRWREKFFVFKVNPTSVGDFDFERIPREWSDDIEPFGRAPMTPELRGLMATLRRGSPRWLAFTHDRIRTAYALPPGVNRATPVALVAPVQPKKGRGNKRNKEKEVLLDRPDESSEVGSLERAEKVQRGPVLRSRLQAQSPGLLARPVSIAIPAGGTRKALDNSASSAGDRALNDEVDSLTHRRRRRVLEEINTVTSGSSSSGLPPLLRVSGECTSRINPGLRLSNVPEASSWAFSYDNEILILENPDSLAAIWRKIRAEGCELPSLERMRERDAYVRMVVSNAKAMEASNEYANLMEGRLANFPSKEEIAGHLLTIQQLRGELEVAREADRQREAEIEESKRKLAAAEAEKVAIQSDLDSMKEKHRREIEGRDRQARKERHLACLSLAREYDGVLDVVKNKLEQKKKETAAEIRLQEVRARIEALTEYNEGGFEFEVELERLKDLDISLEVDYGLALVSDPSLSRLDLPEISGDSVS, from the exons ATGCCGTCGAAATTGAATTTCCTGAAGACGGCGAAACTCCGGAGACCGGGGTACTGTGGAGCCTATATGTCGCATTTCGAGGACGACAGCTTATCATTTCCTCTTCCTCGTTTTCTTCTTGAGGCGTTGGTGGAGCTTAAGATGTCGTTTACCCAAATGGCGCCTAACTTTTTTCGCTATTTCTTGGCCTCCTGGGTCCGAGCTCAGGAGGAAGGTCTTGAGTTCGGCCTCAGGGAGTTGAAGCAATTGTTCGCTATAAAGCGGAACAATGGCTTTCCTGGCACGATGATTCTTGCTCCTCGCTCTGGTCGTGTTATTATTGAAGGCATTCCCAATAAAGATGATCGATGGAGAGAaaagttctttgtttttaaggttaACCCGACGTCGGTCGGggattttgattttgagagGATCCCTAGGGAATGGTCCGACGACattg AGCCCTTCGGCCGTGCGCCCATGACTCCCGAGCTTCGTGGGTTAATGGCTACTTTGCGACGTGGCAGTCCTCGATGGCTCGCTTTTACTCATGACCGAATTCGAACCGCTTATGCTCTACCGCCGGGTGTGAACCGTGCTACTCCTGTTGCCTTGGTGGCTCCCGTTCAGCCCAAGAAAGGTCGTGGCAACAAGA GGAATAAGGAGAAGGAGGTGTTGCTCGATCGTCCTGATGAGTCTTCTGAGGTCGGGTCGTTAGAGCGAGCTGAAAAAGTTCAGCGCGGGCCGGTTCTTAGATCGAGGTTGCAGGCTCAGTCTCCTGGCCTTCTGGCTAGGCCGGTGTCGATTGCTATCCCTGCCGGCGGGACTCGTAAGGCATTGGATAACTCGGCGAGTTCTGCTGGCGATCGAGCTCTTAACGACGAGGTCGATTCATTGACTCACCGACGTCGACGTCGGGTCTTGGAGGAGATTAACACTGTGACTTCGGGGTCATCGAGCTCGGGACTTCCTCCACTGTTACGCGTTTCTGGTGAATGTACTTCGCGGATTAACCCTGGCCTCCGTCTTTCGAACGTGCCCGAAGCCTCTTCGTGGGCGTTTTCATATGATAACGAGATTCTTATCCTTGAGAACCCCGATTCCCTCGCTGCGATCTGGCGTAAGATCAGAGCGGAAGGATGCGAGCTCCCTTCTCTGGAGCGTATGCGAGAGCGTGATGCCTATGTTCGGATGGTAGTTTCGAATGCCAAG GCTATGGAGGCGAGCAACGAATACGCCAATTTAATGGAGGGGCGATTGGCTAATTTTCCAAGTAAGGAGGAGATCGCGGGTCATCTTCTCACGATCCAACAGCTTCGAGGTGAGTTGGAGGTTGCTCGGGAGGCGGACAGGCAGCGGGAAGCGGAGATTGAGGAGTCGAAGAGGAAGTTGGCTGCTGCTGAGGCAGAGAAGGTCGCTATTCAAAGCGATCTTGACTCGATGAAGGAGAAGCATAGGCGAGAGATCGAAGGTCGAGATAGGCAAGCTCGCAAAGAGCGCCACCTTGCTTGTCTCTCTCTTGCTCGAGAATATGATGGGGTTCTGGATGTAGTGAAGAACAAGTTGGagcagaagaaaaaggaaacgGCTGCGGAAATTCGTTTGCAAGAGGTGCGAGCTCGTATTGAGGCTTTGACTGAGTATAATGAGGGTGGCTTCGAGTTCGAGGTGGAGTTGGAGCGTCTTAAAGACCTGGATATTTCGCTCGAAGTTGATTACGGTCTTGCTTTGGTGTCGGACCCTTCTCTTAGTCGCCTCGATCTTCCTGAGATTTCTGGAGATTCGGTCAGTTAG
- the LOC106354952 gene encoding uncharacterized protein LOC106354952, with product MPQNRPFQQRYDRHGRPFGERISAAAPSPTGPRNKLAPPAKPAIQTAANEISAPPNEQREHAYYSPPYSRRRLHQNGGEHRQEDRDNHRNSPRLQWKAKSTLADQEATSQRRNSHSPRPSLGRNLDRTDFPPLNEGITNATTVGATNSRSSHPQWRTKPSVPDHEATAQRSQKGASRQHSEQVLVANNVLTPPNIPSREKVMEELREVTLQYLNVDDPTERAARQQRVMQSELDGTVEETAANIIQASTNAALASPAPTNHQDTALFSQTTSPSNGGVNPKSEPATNLAGNFQSPSAKTRKEAEKNYRLHSSANYTDPASSKTADGFSSAKSLSSLAMLSWNCRGLGNPTTVQRIKELNQQASLDIIFLMETKNLDAFVLQELDFLGAEHRHLVPPERPNSGGLALFWKQDIDLQILSSSKNVIDTIINHKGSSFFATFVYGDPETQHRFMVWDLLISLSLSRNSAWILAGDFNEIIDNSEKSGGPERAEGSFGAFRNMLSNCNLFDLKHTGISLSWRGRRRTHLVFCRLDRVLVNPAWSDCFPTGRCHYLNFDTSDHRPVITVFDSAKRRKNRLFRYDRRLKDNAEVRNLIAEVWNADPNLSMDAKLSRCRKAIATWSREQSFNSKEAINQLKLSLETAMIDPQGDDSIITSLNAKLHIAYRDEEEFWRQRSRIMWLSAGDKNLGFFHAMAKGRRARNRMSVIEDSEGKAFFEEDQIADQISSYFNAMFTSENHGGPSDLTKDIVHSAFKPSLSGEVNQSLGTTPEADEIKHALFFIHPDKASGPDGFSASFFHSNWNTIGQSLITEVQAFFRTGVMPPTTNVTYIRLIPKITGAKSVADYRPIALCNVTYKVITKIISLRIKATLQGIIWETQSAFVPGRAISDNVLITHEILHTLKNSEAVVNCSMAVKTDMSKAYDRLEWNFIETVLLRFGFASHLVALIMQCVTSVTYSFLVNDSVHGRVIPSRGIRQGDPLSPYLFILCGEILSGLCKRAQRSGHLAGLRISIPAPRLNHLLFADDTMFFLNTDEESCSALMHILEQYKMASGQLINATKSSITFSAKTPQKQSGFLGYTSPIKRWQTGYVEVCTYSGSFFLYDVLPPSYELMRSNPIHSNEIWVAWEKLIKPKAHGGLGIRDIQAFKKALLAKQTWRIITKPDCLLSRILRGKYCTNASFLQVSETKTMSHGWRSIIAGRDLLVTRLGKVIGNGEGTRVWKDPWLRLDHPTVPFGPVKESDQDLFVSDLICRGSGEWNINQITSIMPHLLPEILCIRPSITGAPDFYAWLDSKTGVYSVKSGYFVAASMIQVEDNEATEAQRITEQALNKGIWTCKTSPKLHLFLWKIFHGALPLGENLAKRGMLTNISCRRCGELETADHIFLHCAFTRRIWSASIWRNEFILTDTSTLATIFLESANYINLPPLGIKETIFPWICWAIWTARNYLIFENRNFEPIDILSKAIANAREWNAAQLPGLDPPIARNPRLPPTLTITTEPACFTDAAWHSSTNRVGCGWYILTPEKTITLQGTRMFEHISSPLMAEALAIRSALLHALDAGITLICIKSDCQALINALSSKYHSADIYGIIRDIEALSYRFSRISFSFIPRSQNSMADTLAKSAMYSAFSN from the exons ATGCCGCAGAATCGACCGTTTCAACAAAGATACGACCGTCATGGGAGACCATTCGGTGAGAGAATCTCAGCAGCTGCACCTAGCCCAACGGGACCGAGGAATAAGTTAGCCCCCCCAGCTAAACCTGCTATTCAGACTGCAGCAAATGAGATCTCTGCGCCCCCAAATGAGCAGAGAGAACATGCTTACTACTCCCCACCATACTCAAGGCGCCGTCTGCATCAAAATGGAGGAGAGCATCGACAGGAGGATAGAGACAACCATCGTAACTCCCCGAGACTTCAGTGGAAAGCCAAATCCACACTAGCGGATCAGGAAGCAACCTCGCAACGAAGGAATAGCCACTCACCCAGGCCCTCTTTAGGACGTAATTTAGACAGGACGGACTTCCCACCACTCAATGAAGGCATAACAAACGCAACTACAGTCGGAGCAACAAACAGCCGATCATCTCACCCCCAATGGAGAACAAAACCATCAGTTCCAGATCATGAAGCAACAGCTCAACGATCACAAAAGGGCGCCTCCAGACAACATTCAGAACAGGTCCTGGTCGCGAATAATGTCTTGACGCCCCCGAACATTCCATCTAGAGAAAAGGTGATGGAAGAGCTGAGAGAAGTTACTCTACAGTATCTGAACGTCGACGACCCAACAGAGAGGGCAGCTAGACAACAACGAGTGATGCAAAGCGAACTGGACGGTACAGTGGAAGAAACCGCAGCGAATATTATCCAAGCTTCAACCAACGCGGCTCTCGCATCCCCAGCACCTACTAACCACCAGGATACGGCCCTTTTTTCTCAGACAACAAGTCCCAGTAATGGGGGTGTAAACCCA AAATCTGAACCAGCTACAAACCTCGCCGGGAACTTCCAAAGCCCAAGCGCCAAAACCCGCAAGGAAGCAGAGAAGAACTACCGCCTCCACAGCTCCGCCAATTACACTGATCCCGCCAGTAGCAAAACCGCAGATGGATTTTCATCTGCGAAATCGCTATCTTCCTTAGCAATGCTAAGCTGGAACTGTCGTGGACTGGGGAACCCCACGACAGTTCAGCGGATCAAGGAGCTTAATCAACAAGCTTCCCTTGATATAATCTTCCTCATGGAAACAAAGAATCTGGATGCCTTCGTACTGCAAGAGCTTGACTTCCTTGGGGCAGAGCATAGACATTTGGTTCCCCCGGAGAGGCCGAATAGTGGCGGACTTGCCCTCTTTTGGAAGCAAGACATAGATTTACAGATTCTCTCTTCATCCAAGAATGTAATAGATACTATCATTAATCATAAAGGGTCATCTTTCTTTGCAACCTTTGTCTATGGAGATCCTGAAACACAACACCGGTTTATGGTATGGGACCTCCTTATATCACTCTCCCTATCACGAAACTCTGCATGGATATTAGCCGGAGATTTTAACGAGATCATAGACAACAGCGAGAAATCTGGCGGACCGGAGAGAGCAGAAGGCTCGTTTGGAGCCTTTCGGAATATGCTTTCCAATTGCAACCTATTCGACCTCAAACACACGGGCATCTCTTTATCGTGGAGAGGGCGTCGACGAACTCACCTTGTATTCTGTCGGCTCGACAGGGTCCTAGTTAACCCAGCATGGTCAGACTGTTTTCCTACGGGCAGATGCCATTACCTGAATTTTGATACGTCAGACCACAGACCAGTGATCACGGTCTTTGACTCAGCAAAGCGACGCAAGAACCGGCTATTCAGGTATGACCGCAGATTGAAAGATAACGCTGAGGTTAGAAATCTAATTGCTGAAGTCTGGAATGCTGATCCCAACTTATCCATGGACGCGAAGCTTTCGCGATGCCGCAAAGCTATCGCAACGTGGTCTAGAGAACAGTCTTTCAACAGCAAAGAAGCTATAAATCAGTTAAAGCTGAGCCTAGAAACGGCCATGATCGACCCCCAGGGAGATGATTCCATCATCACATCTCTTAACGCCAAGCTTCACATTGCATacagagatgaagaagaatttTGGCGGCAACGCAGCAGAATTATGTGGCTCTCTGCAGGGGATAAAAATTTGGGGTTCTTCCATGCGATGGCCAAGGGACGCAGAGCACGCAACAGGATGTCAGTCATagaggattctgagggaaaggCTTTCTTCGAAGAGGATCAAATTGCAGACCAGATTTCTTCTTATTTCAATGCCATGTTCACTTCAGAAAACCATGGCGGGCCCTCAGACTTGACGAAGGACATTGTGCACTCAGCATTCAAACCGAGCCTCTCAGGTGAAGTGAATCAGAGCCTCGGTACAACTCCAGAGGCTGACGAGATCAAACATGCCCTCTTCTTTATCCATCCGGACAAGGCTTCGGGACCGGATGGATTCTCCGCGAGCTTTTTCCATTCAAATTGGAACACAATCGGACAGTCACTTATTACGGAGGTGCAGGCTTTCTTCAGGACAGGGGTTATGCCACCAACAACAAACGTCACCTATATTAGACTGATACCGAAGATCACAGGTGCGAAGAGTGTAGCTGACTACCGGCCAATAGCGCTGTGTAACGTCACATACAAAGTCATCACCAAGATTATTTCACTCCGTATCAAAGCTACCCTTCAAGGAATCATCTGGGAAACGCAATCAGCCTTTGTACCCGGTCGAGCTATCTCCGACAATGTACTCATTACTCATGAGATCCTCCATACTCTTAAAAACTCCGAGGCTGTGGTGAATTGCTCTATGGCGGTCAAGACTGATATGAGTAAAGCTTATGATCGGTTAGAGTGGAATTTCATCGAGACGGTGCTACTAAGATTCGGGTTTGCGTCTCATCTGGTCGCCTTAATCATGCAATGCGTTACATCAGTGACATACTCCTTCCTAGTTAACGACTCTGTTCATGGAAGAGTGATACCGTCAAGAGGCATTCGACAAGGCGACCCGCTATCCCCGTATCTCTTCATTCTTTGTGGAGAGATCCTTTCCGGTTTGTGCAAACGAGCTCAAAGAAGCGGTCATCTAGCCGGTCTCAGAATTTCTATACCAGCCCCCCGACTGAATCATCTCTTGTTTGCGGATGATACCATGTTCTTCCTCAATACAGATGAAGAGAGCTGCTCGGCACTGATGCATATCCTTGAACAGTACAAGATGGCGTCGGGCCAATTGATCAATGCTACGAAATCCTCCATCACCTTCTCAGCCAAGACCCCGCAG AAGCAAAGCGGCTTCTTGGGCTACACGTCGCCTATCAAGCGCTGGCAAACTGGTTATGTTGAAGTCTGTACTTACAGCGGTTCCTTCTTTCTCTATGACGTGCTTCCTCCTTCCTATGAGCTTATGCGATCAAATCCAATCCACTCTAACGAGATTTGGGTGGCTTGGGAGAAGCTTATCAAGCCTAAAGCTCACGGAGGGTTAGGTATTAGAGATATTCAGGCCTTCAAAAAGGCACTGCTGGCCAAACAAACTTGGCGGATCATCACAAAACCCGACTGCCTGCTGTCCCGCATACTAAGAGGCAAATACTGTACTAACGCTTCTTTCCTCCAGGTTTCTGAAACAAAGACAATGTCGCACGGATGGAGGAGCATCATTGCGGGTAGAGATCTATTGGTTACCCGACTGGGTAAGGTCATAGGGAATGGGGAAGGAACACGGGTCTGGAAGGACCCTTGGCTAAGACTTGATCACCCTACTGTCCCGTTTGGACCAGTAAAAGAAAGCGACCAAGATTTGTTTGTATCTGATCTCATCTGCAGAGGAAGTGGAGAATGGAATATCAACCAAATAACAAGCATTATGCCACATCTTCTTCCTGAGATCCTCTGTATCAGACCAAGTATTACGGGAGCACCTGATTTTTATGCGTGGCTAGATTCAAAGACAGGAGTATACTCGGTTAAGTCTGGGTACTTCGTAGCAGCCTCTATGATCCAGGTTGAGGACAACGAAGCCACTGAAGCTCAACGAATTACGGAGCAAGCGTTAAACAAAGGCATCTGGACCTGCAAGACCTCCCCAAAGCTTCATCTATTCTTATGGAAGATATTCCATGGAGCCCTGCCGCTGGGAGAAAATCTAGCAAAACGGGGAATGCTTACCAACATTTCTTGTAGACGCTGTGGTGAACTAGAGACGGCGGATCACATCTTCCTCCACTGTGCGTTCACACGTCGAATCTGGTCAGCAAGTATCTGGAGAAACGAGTTCATACTGACAGATACATCTACTCTTGCAACAATTTTTCTGGAGTCAGCGAACTACATCAACCTTCCGCCATTAGGAATCAAAGAAACGATCTTCCCATGGATTTGCTGGGCAATTTGGACAGCAAGGAACTACCTTATCTTCGAGAACAGGAATTTTGAACCTATTGATATTCTCTCCAAAGCCATTGCTAACGCCCGGGAATGGAATGCAGCGCAACTACCAGGCCTTGATCCTCCTATCGCACGGAATCCTCGATTACCACCGACACTCACGATCACCACAGAACCGGCCTGCTTCACTGACGCAGCCTGGCACTCATCCACGAACAGAGTAGGGTGTGGCTGGTATATCCTAACACCTGAGAAGACTATCACTCTACAAGGCACCCGTATGTTTGAACACATCTCATCACCTCTGATGGCTGAAGCACTCGCCATCCGGTCAGCCCTCCTCCACGCCCTCGACGCTGGAATCACTTTAATCTGCATCAAGTCAGACTGTCAGGCACTCATCAATGCTCTCTCCTCGAAGTATCACTCGGCGGATATCTACGGAATCATTCGGGACATCGAGGCTCTATCTTATCGTTTTTCTCGCATTTCTTTTAGTTTCATTCCGCGATCACAAAACTCTATGGCTGATACTTTAGCCAAATCTGCTATGTACTCTGCTTTCTCCAACTAG
- the LOC125590358 gene encoding uncharacterized protein LOC125590358, protein MPPTTNVTYIRLIPKITGAKSVADYRPIALCNVTYKVITKIISLRIKATLQGIIWETQSAFVPGRAISDNVLITHEILHTLKNSEAVVNCSMAVKTDMSKAYDRLEWNFIETVLLRFGFASHLVALIMQCVTSVTYSFLVNDSVHGRVIPSRGIRQGDPLSPYLFILCGEILSGLCKRAQRSGHLAGLRISIPAPRLNHLLFADDTMFFLNTDEESCSALMHILEQYKMASGQLINATKSSITFSAKTPQKQSGFLGYTSPIKRWQTGYVEVCTYSGSFFLYDVLPPSYELMRSNPIHSNEIWVAWEKLIKPKAHGGLGIRDIQAFKKALLAKQTWRIITKPDCLLSRILRGKYCTNASFLQVSETKTMSHGWRSIIAGRDLLVTRLGKVIGNGEGTRVWKDPWLRLDHPTVPFGPVKESDQDLFVSDLICRGSGEWNINQITSIMPHLLPEILCIRPSITGAPDFYAWLDSKTGVYSVKSGYFVAASMIQVEDNEATEAQRITEQALNKGIWTCKTSPKLHLFLWKIFHGALPLGENLAKRGMLTNISCRRCGELETADHIFLHCAFTRRIWSASIWRNEFILTDTSTLATIFLESANYINLPPLGIKETIFPWICWAIWTARNYLIFENRNFEPIDILSKAIANAREWNAAQLPGLDPPIARNPRLPPTLTITTEPACFTDAAWHSSTNRVGCGWYILTPEKTITLQGTRMFEHISSPLMAEALAIRSALLHALDAGITLICIKSDCQALINALSSKYHSADIYGIIRDIEALSYRFSRISFSFIPRSQNSMADTLAKSAMYSAFSN, encoded by the exons ATGCCACCAACAACAAACGTCACCTATATTAGACTGATACCGAAGATCACAGGTGCGAAGAGTGTAGCTGACTACCGGCCAATAGCGCTGTGTAACGTCACATACAAAGTCATCACCAAGATTATTTCACTCCGTATCAAAGCTACCCTTCAAGGAATCATCTGGGAAACGCAATCAGCCTTTGTACCCGGTCGAGCTATCTCCGACAATGTACTCATTACTCATGAGATCCTCCATACTCTTAAAAACTCCGAGGCTGTGGTGAATTGCTCTATGGCGGTCAAGACTGATATGAGTAAAGCTTATGATCGGTTAGAGTGGAATTTCATCGAGACGGTGCTACTAAGATTCGGGTTTGCGTCTCATCTGGTCGCCTTAATCATGCAATGCGTTACATCAGTGACATACTCCTTCCTAGTTAACGACTCTGTTCATGGAAGAGTGATACCGTCAAGAGGCATTCGACAAGGCGACCCGCTATCCCCGTATCTCTTCATTCTTTGTGGAGAGATCCTTTCCGGTTTGTGCAAACGAGCTCAAAGAAGCGGTCATCTAGCCGGTCTCAGAATTTCTATACCAGCCCCCCGACTGAATCATCTCTTGTTTGCGGATGATACCATGTTCTTCCTCAATACAGATGAAGAGAGCTGCTCGGCACTGATGCATATCCTTGAACAGTACAAGATGGCGTCGGGCCAATTGATCAATGCTACGAAATCCTCCATCACCTTCTCAGCCAAGACCCCGCAG AAGCAAAGCGGCTTCTTGGGCTACACGTCGCCTATCAAGCGCTGGCAAACTGGTTATGTTGAAGTCTGTACTTACAGCGGTTCCTTCTTTCTCTATGACGTGCTTCCTCCTTCCTATGAGCTTATGCGATCAAATCCAATCCACTCTAACGAGATTTGGGTGGCTTGGGAGAAGCTTATCAAGCCTAAAGCTCACGGAGGGTTAGGTATTAGAGATATTCAGGCCTTCAAAAAGGCACTGCTGGCCAAACAAACTTGGCGGATCATCACAAAACCCGACTGCCTGCTGTCCCGCATACTAAGAGGCAAATACTGTACTAACGCTTCTTTCCTCCAGGTTTCTGAAACAAAGACAATGTCGCACGGATGGAGGAGCATCATTGCGGGTAGAGATCTATTGGTTACCCGACTGGGTAAGGTCATAGGGAATGGGGAAGGAACACGGGTCTGGAAGGACCCTTGGCTAAGACTTGATCACCCTACTGTCCCGTTTGGACCAGTAAAAGAAAGCGACCAAGATTTGTTTGTATCTGATCTCATCTGCAGAGGAAGTGGAGAATGGAATATCAACCAAATAACAAGCATTATGCCACATCTTCTTCCTGAGATCCTCTGTATCAGACCAAGTATTACGGGAGCACCTGATTTTTATGCGTGGCTAGATTCAAAGACAGGAGTATACTCGGTTAAGTCTGGGTACTTCGTAGCAGCCTCTATGATCCAGGTTGAGGACAACGAAGCCACTGAAGCTCAACGAATTACGGAGCAAGCGTTAAACAAAGGCATCTGGACCTGCAAGACCTCCCCAAAGCTTCATCTATTCTTATGGAAGATATTCCATGGAGCCCTGCCGCTGGGAGAAAATCTAGCAAAACGGGGAATGCTTACCAACATTTCTTGTAGACGCTGTGGTGAACTAGAGACGGCGGATCACATCTTCCTCCACTGTGCGTTCACACGTCGAATCTGGTCAGCAAGTATCTGGAGAAACGAGTTCATACTGACAGATACATCTACTCTTGCAACAATTTTTCTGGAGTCAGCGAACTACATCAACCTTCCGCCATTAGGAATCAAAGAAACGATCTTCCCATGGATTTGCTGGGCAATTTGGACAGCAAGGAACTACCTTATCTTCGAGAACAGGAATTTTGAACCTATTGATATTCTCTCCAAAGCCATTGCTAACGCCCGGGAATGGAATGCAGCGCAACTACCAGGCCTTGATCCTCCTATCGCACGGAATCCTCGATTACCACCGACACTCACGATCACCACAGAACCGGCCTGCTTCACTGACGCAGCCTGGCACTCATCCACGAACAGAGTAGGGTGTGGCTGGTATATCCTAACACCTGAGAAGACTATCACTCTACAAGGCACCCGTATGTTTGAACACATCTCATCACCTCTGATGGCTGAAGCACTCGCCATCCGGTCAGCCCTCCTCCACGCCCTCGACGCTGGAATCACTTTAATCTGCATCAAGTCAGACTGTCAGGCACTCATCAATGCTCTCTCCTCGAAGTATCACTCGGCGGATATCTACGGAATCATTCGGGACATCGAGGCTCTATCTTATCGTTTTTCTCGCATTTCTTTTAGTTTCATTCCGCGATCACAAAACTCTATGGCTGATACTTTAGCCAAATCTGCTATGTACTCTGCTTTCTCCAACTAG